Within the Naumovozyma castellii chromosome 1, complete genome genome, the region tatttttttttttgcgCGAAGACAGAAAAAATCTTCTCTCCTTCATTACCCGTTCTTCTTGCCAAAAGCGTAGAATTTAGGGTTTTCTTCTAGGCCGAACAATTTGTTAGGTCATCGTAAATCAAAGACAAGAGTATAGTAAAGAACGTTAAATACTAGTtgatttttgaatatgaaaCCATTAAAATTTGTATTATTGTATCCAATGTCTATAGAAATAAACTATTCTATTTAAATGTTAAAAAAACTGCGTTTGAGCGACGAACTAAAATTACTCAAACTTAGACATGGGAAAAAAGACCGTTGTGCAATGTACAAAGTAGGGTTAAATTCAAAACCCTAGAATATATTTGAGAACacctaatttttcagtttgaTTTCCagaaaaactaaaaaatagaattaTCCAGCCCTTTATAAAAAGTCTTTAACCCCCctaaatttcaacaaagaaacgCTTTTTACCTCATGattgttttaaatattgttctaAGTTTCCCGTTAGTTCGTTAGTCTATGTATATAACAAGTTGAACAAGGCCAAGCATTGAAGTACAGACTGTCAGAAATCCAAACAAGgatatataatgaataataatatacctGATAGCCCACCTTCAAACACATGTAGCTCTGAGATACTCGTTCGACAAATAAGCTTTAGGGATACAACGACCCCTAACACATCTGTCAGCAGTAACAACAATTCCACGCCAACGccaaagagaagaaaagtcCTAAAAAAGTTCGTTCTAGTCCAAGATTACCCATCTCAGTCTGAAGATTCAGAATGGACACGTATCGACAGTAAAGGAAAGAATAGCATATGGTCACATTTTCTggaaggaaagaaagatcgttcaattttaaaatgtaCCAATTGTAATAATGTTTATCGTTACAATCGAAGGGAAGCCAGATATAATTCTGAACCTGCTGAACTTCATTTAAGAGATGACTGTACTAATCCTCCTGATTATTTCCATGGAAATTTAAAGGATGAAAGGATAATAAAAGAGATATGTAAGAAGAAGCTGGACAAATACCGAgatttaaaacaatatattaagACGCAGTCATTCTTTGATATAGCCGTTGGGTTAATTTTAGAATCCCGTCTTTCCATCAACTGGGTAGAGTCCTTCACGGCCAAAACTCTGTGGTCAACAATGGCGTTAATTCCAACTGAGAATAACAGTAAACCAGAACAGATTTTTAAGCCGAACAAATCTAATATGAGCAACTTTATTCGCACAAAAtccaaagatattaattatttctgGAGGAGTGAGATAGCATCTTCGGCTCacatattaaatgaaaagacCTTTACCAATAGAAAGACATTACTTGTATCGCTTACAAAGAGGTTATATGCACTCGATAATGTAACGTTCATGTCTCTTGTTTTTGATCACTGGTCCAATCACAAAATGTCTAACTATTTGGGAGTTTTACTGGTTAcatatgatgaagaggaaggaaAACAAATTCCTTTTCTAGTGAAGATGGACAGGTCTGATTCTCACAAAACAATCGATATAAGTCAGCAACTTGGcgaaatttttaataagTTTGATGGTTTGAGAACAGTAACTGTAGGTATGTCAACTGATAATGCTGCCAATATGCTAAAGGTACCGAAAGAACTCTCAAGAACTGGCCTGTTAGGGACTCGTTTTCTTGGCCATGTACCTTGTTTACTACATAGTGCTAACATTATGAATAGTACCATGTTTGATATGGTCGAAGAGGACAGTTTGGGATTTGTAGATTCTGAGcttaaatcaaaattattagagtTAGCTGcaatgaaatatcagtTGAATTCTGATGGGTCaaggaatgaaattttaaaacaagatatctttactgaatatcttctatcaaataacagccaactttcttcagaatctgCCGATATTGGTGGCATTTTTAGCTTTATAACTGGTGACATtattctgaagaaaaataatcagCTTGctcttaatattaaatcaagCAGTGTTAATCAA harbors:
- the NCAS0A09860 gene encoding uncharacterized protein; this encodes MNNNIPDSPPSNTCSSEILVRQISFRDTTTPNTSVSSNNNSTPTPKRRKVLKKFVLVQDYPSQSEDSEWTRIDSKGKNSIWSHFLEGKKDRSILKCTNCNNVYRYNRREARYNSEPAELHLRDDCTNPPDYFHGNLKDERIIKEICKKKLDKYRDLKQYIKTQSFFDIAVGLILESRLSINWVESFTAKTLWSTMALIPTENNSKPEQIFKPNKSNMSNFIRTKSKDINYFWRSEIASSAHILNEKTFTNRKTLLVSLTKRLYALDNVTFMSLVFDHWSNHKMSNYLGVLLVTYDEEEGKQIPFLVKMDRSDSHKTIDISQQLGEIFNKFDGLRTVTVGMSTDNAANMLKVPKELSRTGLLGTRFLGHVPCLLHSANIMNSTMFDMVEEDSLGFVDSELKSKLLELAAMKYQLNSDGSRNEILKQDIFTEYLLSNNSQLSSESADIGGIFSFITGDIILKKNNQLALNIKSSSVNQLLYRELCVEFGKMNGEEPLAIKTYSKTRWLSALDVVLRLRELKPVLMELNREPSLGVFFDEEDFVLMDDLTDILSPFRSLCEMLSNDTCTLKNTLPLLISYKDKIDKIFVEKSKSSNLTHRHLPVFIRFRRKMDKYYKKYVSMDICLLSSYLNIAFVDSSVFIEQFPRENTEIKKSDHVISFVSQKLTDILIPFLNISYYPIKDSDTEDMIGISSHAGRVYNAEDYSSEGQEEKNLEFEEEFDEFSIKDDLQEQIRLELEQYRLRALSLVKEYSNEVLSKSKKRWSPFDRQVQMIVGADNIFWSRHKREFPLLSLANKLFHCIPSTSIHAERLFSLAAQIFDKRKSQLSDQMFEDLCIIRSFLLRIKLGSINITDCTLNDALRLTKELNLE